Genomic window (Polaribacter batillariae):
AACCTTACAAAAACATCTTGTATTAAAATTTCTAGTTCTTGCCAATTTTTCGAAAAAAATATAGCATTTGTACAAACTACTTTTAAATTTCAACATAAAATAACAGAGTAAATCACACTTAGATTCTCTAAAAAAGATAGTTAGTCGTTTTTTGTCGTTAAATGGTAACTTATTGCCTTTTTACAAAAAAGTAAAGAAGACTTTCGTAAAAAGTATAGATTGTTTAGTTTTAGAGATTTGTTATATGTGACATTATAATATTCAATGATTTTAAACTAAAGAAAGCCTTACATTTTTTTCAATTTTATAGAAAATGCTAAGTAAATTTTGCGGAGAAATATTTTGGAGCAAATTTAATGTTTGCTATACTATTTATGATTTGAAATTATCTTAGTAAAACACCTTTTTCTTCTTTCTATTTTATTATAAGAAGAAATCGTAGTTTAAGGCTATTCTTTAATTTTCTAATTTATATAAATAAAAAATCATCATTTTCTTTTACAGTAATTTCAAATCATAAATGGTATAGGGTAATTACTTTTCGAATATTATTTTTTTAGAGATCTTTCCTTCCTCTGTTTTTACATTTACAATGTATATATTTTCTGGGAAATTTTTAATTTTAAGACTGTATTCTGTTGTTTTTTCAAGGTTTTCCCAACTTTGAATTTTTTGCCCTAACAAGTTGTATAAGGTTACTTTTTCAATTAAAATTTCCCCTTTATTTTGTAACATTAGTGCACTGTTTTGAGCATCTAAAAAGACTGTAATTTCTTTCTCTTTTTCTTCTGTTGGATTTTGAACTTCCTCTATAATTTTACTTTCTTCAAATACAATTGCAAACCTATTTTTATGTGTTCCTTTTTTTAATTGCAATGCCACTTCTTTATTTTTTAATAAATAGTTTTTATTTTTTAATTTATCTTTTAGAAAAATATCGGCTTCAATGGCAAAACTATCATCAATTTTAAGAATGTTGGTGCCATCATAATCCATGGTAATTTCAAAAGGGATTTCTAAATCGTAAGATACATTTCCAATACCTGCAATTACGTATTTATGGTCGTTTTCTGGAAATTTCCAATATATATCAGTCTCTCCTAAATCGTTTACAGGGCTGTCATATCCTTTTTCGAACTGAAAAGTATTGTTTGCGCTAAAAGAAACCCCAATTTGTCTGTGTAGGCTTTCTCGTTCTGTATTTACAAAGTCCATTCCTAGTTTTATAAACGGAAGTTTGTTAAAGTCTCCCATATCGTCATCAATACTCTTTTTTGTTTTTTTATTGGTTTTAAAAAACACGGCATTTCCAGAATTTTCGGTAACAAATTGTCTTTGGTTGTTGTTAAATACAATAGGACCACCATCTGTATCTCCACTAATAAAAAAACCTTGTCCTACAGGAATGTATGTACCAGGAGTTTTGTACAAAGAGGCATCTGTACCAGGAGCAGGTGCACAAGAAATGTTACCATCATCATCACTTATTGTTAGATAGTCTATAGAAATGGAGTTTCTGTCTAAAGATTCAAAACGTACAGAAGCCCCTACAGTAACACATTCGTTAATGGTAAATGTGGTGTAATTTGCACTTGCAGGCAGGGTATAGGTTTTTCTAGCTTTGCCATCTACAACGAACCTTAGTAATTTTTCTGTAGGAGCAGTATAGGTAAGTTCGATTTTATCTGTAGCTCTAGTAATGGCATTAATTTTTATAAAACCAAGATTATTATTTAAGGTAATGATATTTCTAGTTCCTTCTGTAGTATTTGTGCCATTGGTAACCGTATTTTCTGCTTCTAATTTAATATTGAAAGCCCCTACCAAAGGTTTGCTAACAGCAGCAACAGCCATAGAAAGGTTTAAAGTAGCATACCCACCAATATACCCATTGTAGAGATGGCCATCAGTAGCTTCTGCTGTACTTTCTTCCCCAACATGATCCCAGAAATACAAGGTACCATCTATAGAATTGATGTTGTCTTGTATAAATTTTAATCCGTTTAAAGCAGAAGGGTATGGATTTCCTAGCAAGTAAGATTCACTTGCGCCCACAGCAGTTCTCAATTCTCCATCATTGGGGTTGCCTACAAAGGTATAATTTTGAGCCACCTCTGTTCCTTTAAGAATAAAACCGTCAGTAGGAGCAATGGTTCCATTTTTACCTTTCCATACCCAATTGGCACCTTTTCCTTCTGCGCTTGCAAAGGTATATATCCATTTTTCTGAAATATTGATAGGAGTTCCAGAACTTCCATCTAAGCCACCAACAAAATTAATATTTCTAGCAATATTAGTAGAACTTTGCCCCACAATACCTGTGTGTGAAAGCGGGTTTGTACCATCTTTTAACACACTCTCTACAGTATAGTTTAAAGCTCCTAAAGAAGTTACAGGTGCCCCTAGGTAATTGAACCTATATACACTTGCCAAATCAGAATTTTGGTCTATATACAATTTACCATTTCCTGTTGCATTGGCAGTTCCAGGGTGTGTTTGAATTAATTGACTGGTACCTATGAGACGAATTTCAGCAGCATCTGCAATATGAAGGTTATCGGTGACTATTAAAACTTGATTGTCTAAAGATAAAATACGATTTTCTTGCACTTCTAATTTGCGAGCAATTAACTTTTTACCACTGTGCATGTAGTTCTCATTGATGGCTACAAATCGAGATTTATCTGGCGTTCCATTACTCCAAGTATTGCCTATTCTTGTGGTTTTTCCAAACCGATGCAATCCTAATAAGGTATTGGATTCTGTAGGTACAGGAGTTGTAATTTCAGAGAGTACAGCACTGTGCGGATGACGTA
Coding sequences:
- a CDS encoding galactose-binding domain-containing protein, coding for MNTNREKNVLFKKIIQLKKSIFLLLILISANNYSQSPTFAGSRSNCRNAAGAPITVAVPPGSANDLLIASVNASDNTSRFLNITAPSGWTLLRTGNSGDGTTTLAVFYKIATNAEPTSYSFSVDFSNRLCASIVRYDNVANLDTTPIYVSAISTSPSSFSSPVSPSVYAPIGENIILRIVGVDNDYTLTRPSGTTQRININNFFTTQGIAERYQPTAGNSGTATWTYGRNGRRGGWVSVTLAFSSKELVDPCDAVASGNLDTDNDGISDICDLDDDNDGILDTVESNPNFIGGTATQSSSLGNRTCPNNSCSASLARDGNTSGNFSSGSVTHTNTQNNPWWLLDMEVDTTISTVVIHNRTDCCGNRLDNFILEVLDTNNNVVYTHNNGSAAAVNTINGINTLGRKIRIRLVGSNRVLSLAEVVVQLANALDIDRDGIPNSRDLDSDNDGCPDATEAATPSILKSSGNNANDGIANNTPNAAIDTAQDPVGSNGLANSLENTDTNTAINTNAFSTTNYRNYALNNSKNGCGNPMITQIYWKGTEKIIEVTNRDASKIVVPNAANLNLFNNGVTAVRTATASNTEEILAGESVLFTASATMVAPIKTETPVVVTPSVIAFDNSNDILTISSNGKANNNFAWRTRKDAIQNLTDNTSLVRIDEILQPTNAYNPNEWTVFIDDAIATTFNNFLRHPHSAVLSEITTPVPTESNTLLGLHRFGKTTRIGNTWSNGTPDKSRFVAINENYMHSGKKLIARKLEVQENRILSLDNQVLIVTDNLHIADAAEIRLIGTSQLIQTHPGTANATGNGKLYIDQNSDLASVYRFNYLGAPVTSLGALNYTVESVLKDGTNPLSHTGIVGQSSTNIARNINFVGGLDGSSGTPINISEKWIYTFASAEGKGANWVWKGKNGTIAPTDGFILKGTEVAQNYTFVGNPNDGELRTAVGASESYLLGNPYPSALNGLKFIQDNINSIDGTLYFWDHVGEESTAEATDGHLYNGYIGGYATLNLSMAVAAVSKPLVGAFNIKLEAENTVTNGTNTTEGTRNIITLNNNLGFIKINAITRATDKIELTYTAPTEKLLRFVVDGKARKTYTLPASANYTTFTINECVTVGASVRFESLDRNSISIDYLTISDDDGNISCAPAPGTDASLYKTPGTYIPVGQGFFISGDTDGGPIVFNNNQRQFVTENSGNAVFFKTNKKTKKSIDDDMGDFNKLPFIKLGMDFVNTERESLHRQIGVSFSANNTFQFEKGYDSPVNDLGETDIYWKFPENDHKYVIAGIGNVSYDLEIPFEITMDYDGTNILKIDDSFAIEADIFLKDKLKNKNYLLKNKEVALQLKKGTHKNRFAIVFEESKIIEEVQNPTEEKEKEITVFLDAQNSALMLQNKGEILIEKVTLYNLLGQKIQSWENLEKTTEYSLKIKNFPENIYIVNVKTEEGKISKKIIFEK